The nucleotide window CCGAAACAGGAATTTATAAGGGCAAACGTTTAACTGTGATGTCGACTGGAATTGGCCCGGATAATATCGATATTGTTATTAATGAACTCGACGCACTTGTTAATATCGATTTGGAAACCAGAAAACCAAAAGAAAAACTAACATCATTAAATATTATCCGAATAGGGACTTCGGGTTCTTTGCATGATGATATTCCTGTGGATAGTTTCGTGATGGCGCAATTTGGTTTGGGACTGGACAATATGCTTCGCTCCTATTTGATCGAAACTATTTCAAATGTTGAGATGGAAAATGCATTTATCGAACACACTAATTGGGATTTGAAAAAAGGCAGACCTGTAGTTGTCCCTTGTTCACGAACATTAGAAAAAAGAATGGATAGCGATAAAATGCACAAGGGAATTACAGCAACGGCTGGTGGTTTTTATGGTCCACAAGGGCGCATTTTACGTTTGGATATCCAAGACAAAAAGTTGAACTCTAAGATGGATAATTTCTTTTTTGAAGGAACTAAAATAACTAATCTCGAAATGGAAACTTCAGCTATTTACGGACTTTCGGCTCTTTTGGGGCATAATGCACTTTCGTTAAATGCCATTATTGCTAATCGTGCCAATGGCACTTTCAGTAGTGATCCATACAAAGCAGTAGATGAGTTAATTTTGTACACATTGGAGAAATTGGCTGTAAAATAATTTAATTCTGGAAATAAAAAGTTTAATCGTAAGTAGTTTTTTAAATAGCTACTGGATTCTTTTTTTAAAACTATATTTGCGTTTTGAAAATCAAAACAATGAAAATAATACTTACTGGAGCAACCGGCGTTTTAGGGTCGCATATTATGTATGACATTCTGGAGCTTTTTATTAAGCAAAACAATAATGGAAAGCTTTTTATTATTGCAAGAAACAAAGGGAAAGTCAACGCGATCGACCGTGTCAATGAACTTTTGACCAGTGATTATACTCCTGAAATTTTACGAAAAGCAGGTTTAGAAAAACTACACCGTTATATCGAAATCATCGATTCTGATTTAGCAAACCTTCAAGATACTTTTTCCGAAAAAATAAAGGGCGCCTATTTCATCCATTCGGCTGGATATGTAAATCTTTCCACTGACGAAAAATTGAAAGGCAAAATTTTTGATGAGAATGCAAAGATTACCAAGTCACTTTTCAATACGTTCCACCCTTTTATAAAGAAATTCGTTTACATTGGAACAGCTTTTTCATCAGGAATCAGAGTCGGACTGATAGATAATGATTTTCATAATCTTGGTTTCAAGCCAAAGCATCGCAATGCCTATGAAGATGCCAAATTTCATTCTGAGAATTTCATTGCACAAGAATGTAAAAGATTAGGATTGCCATTCCAAATTCTGAGGCCAAGTGTTATCGGCGGGAAAATGTTGGGGACTGAAAGCCCTTATTTCATTCCGAAATACATGGTTTTTTATCTTTTGGCGAAGTTTTTCCATTTTACCTCACAACGAAAAGGCGAACAGGAAAATGTTCGTTTTATTATCAATGAGGAAACAGGATTGAATATTATACCGGTCGATTATGTATCCAAAGTGATTGTAAACACTTTTGAAAGGGACGATATCGAGCAACTGAATATCGTAAATGATAAAAGTTTCAATATTGTAAAAGGACTGCAACTGATTATGAAAGAAGTGGGTTATACTAATTTCACTTTAATCAAAAATCCACTCGATTTCAAATACAAAAACACTATCGAGAAACTGTATTATGAGAGTATTGGTAAGCATTTAAAACCTTATTTTATTACCAAACCCAACGAATACGACACTACTTTACTGAATTCAATCCTTGAGATTCCCAAATTAGATAACGAAGCATTTACCAATATGATTCGTTATGCTATATCCAATGATTTTAAGGATATCAATGTGTAAAGTTGCTGGGATTCTAAGTTTATAAGAGACTAGAGTATTAAAAAACTTAGAATCTTAGTAACTCAGAAACTTAGAATCTTAAAGTTTTAGTATCTTAGCATCTCAGTAACCAAAAAAAAACATTTCCCTACTTTTTGGGTGTTATGATACAACTTACTAAAGAGAATTTTTATCGGATAAGAGCCAAGTTTCGATTGAAAAAACCTTGGGACAGTTTTGTTATCTTCTTTTTGACAGTTATAATAACAATTCCTTCATTTATTGTAATTCACCAAAATATTATTGACCCGCAGTGGTATTTTAGTTTGGACAGAATACTGCTTTTTATCCTCGTTTTTATAGTTGTCTATTGCGTATTGTATGCTTTGAGAACTATAAGCATCATTTGTTTGGGAATTTATCTTTTGATGCTTATTTATGGTAGTTTATTCGGGAATTTTAATTTTAATTCTGTTTTCGATGATTACAATTCGATGTTATACACGATGAATAATAATCCTTTTCCGCAGGATATTATTGTTGCCAAATTACTTCCTTTTCCCAATAAGAGTGAAATATTGAGGGCAATCGAATATGAGAACCCAAAGGTGAGAAACTTTGCCATAATGGCTACAACGAGGCATTTTAAATATATTCGTGGTTATTCGGATTACAGGACTTTAATCCAGTGTTTTGCTGTGTTTAAAGAAATTAATAGCCGCTGGAATTATGTAAATGACCCTAAATATGGAGACTATATTGCTACGGCACATGAATCGTTACTTTATTTTTCGGGAGATTGTGACGATCATTCCATCTTAATGGCAGCTTGTGTGCGCTCGATAGGTGGCACTCCCCGACTGATTCATACCAAAGGGCATATTTATCCCGAAATATTGATTGGAGATAAAGGGGATCTTGAAACGGTGAATTTTTTGATAAAAAACATTTTGTTTCCTGACGAAAGTCGCGGAAAAACACTGAATTATCATATCGATGAGCACGGCCAAATTTGGTTGAACCTAGATTATACTGCAAAATATCCCGGAGGTCCTTTTATGTTTGAAGAAATATTGGGAGCTTTGACCTTGGAATAAATGAATTTACAGCCAATTAATCTTTTCCAAATTATTCTTTTCTAAATATATATTTGCTTGACTAAAATGTTTATTTCCAAACCATTTCCCTTGATTGGCACTCATTGGTGAAGGATGCCCTGATTCTAAAACCAAATGCTTGCTTCTGTCAATTTTAGCGCCTTTTTTTTGTGCAAAACTTCCCCAAAGCATAAAAACTATGTTTTCTTTTTCTTCCGATATTTTTTTAATGACTGCGTCGGTAAAAAGATTCCACTTGAGGTGTTTGTGACTGTTTGGAATGTCTTTTCTAACGGTTAAGGAGGCATTGAGCAGCAAAACACCTTGCTTTGCCCAAAATTCAAGATTTCCTGTAGTTGGCATGAAAATAGAGTCTAAATCGGAGTTGATTTCCCTGAAAATATTACGTAATGATGGTGGGATTTTCACAGAATCATTTACCGAAAAAGATAAACCATTGGCTTCGCCATCTCCATGATAAGGATCTTGGCCGATAATAACTACTTTAATGTCTTTGAATGGGCAATTATTAAAAGCCGAAAAAATAAGTTCTTTTGGAGGAAAACAAACTGAATTTTGATATTCCTGTTCAACGGTATTCATCAATTCAACAAAATAGGGTTTTGTAATTTCGTCTGATAAAATAGTTTGCCAAGAAGGATTTAGGTTGAGGTTCATATTCAAAAGTTGTTTTCGCAAAGATACACGAAGATTTTAAAGAGATTCTCAAAAAAATATTATGACAAAAGGCAAATAATTATCTTGATTTTACCTGTTTTAATCTCTAAAAATTACACTATGTTTCTTTCTTAAAATAACCTTATTTTTGTAGCGTTAAATCAATTTATTAAATGATCTCCATTACCGAAAAAACATTACAAGATTTACAATTTCCTACTGTCTTAGAAACAATTTCTGAAATCTGTAATACCGACATAGGAAAACAAAAAGCCTTGGAAATTACTCCTTTTAGAGAAAAAGAATCTTTGATGAGCGCATTGTTGCAAACATCAGAGTATGTCTCTTCTTTTCAAAATAACAATGCAATTCCTAATCACGGTTTTGATGCCATTACTTACGAAATTAAGTTTCTTGCCATCGAAGACAGTTTTTTGGAAGTGGGAAGTTTTAGAAAAATTGCTACTATATCCGAAACGACTAACGTGCTTTTGGCATTTTTAAATAAATTCAATGATTATTATCCGAGTCTTTGTGCGAAAAGTTCGGGAATCCAGCTTACCAAAGAAATTGTCTCTTTGATTGATGTGGTAGTGGATAAATATGGAGAGATAAAAGACAATGCCTCTCCCCGACTTTTAGAAATCCGCCGGGAAATGAATTTGGTTCGTGGAAAAGTGAATCAAAGTTTTGGTTCGGCTTTGACGCAATACAATAGTTTGGGTTATTTGGACGATATCAAAGAAAGTTTTGTGCAAAACCGTCGTGTTTTGGCTGTTTTGGCGATGTATAGACGAAAAGTGAAAGGTTCTATTCTTGGAAGTTCTAAAACTGGAAGTATTGCCTATATCGAACCCGAAAATACCCTCAAATATTCCCGTGAATTAAGTAATCTGGAATATGAGGAAAAAGAGGAAATCACCAAGATTTTAAAGCAATTGACGAATGCTATCCGTCCTTTTTTGCCTTTATTGATTCAGTATCAGGATTTCCTTAGTGATATTGACGTAATTGCTGCCAAAGCAAAATATGCGAATAGAATCAATGGAATTTTGCCAACAATTACTGAGGAACGTCGTCTTTATTTCAGGGATGCCTATCACCCTATTTTGTATTTGACCAATAAACAAAAGAAAGAAGTTACGCATCCGCAAACAATTGAATTAAGTCAGCAAAACAGAATAATAGTTATTTCTGGACCAAATGCGGGTGGGAAAACCATTTCGATGAAAACAGTTGGGTTATTGCAATTGATGTTACAATCGGGAATGTTAATACCGGTTCATGAACGCAGTGAAACATTTCTGTTTGACAGAATCTTGACAGATATTGGCGATAATCAATCTATTGAAAATCATTTGAGTACTTATAGTTACCGATTGAAAAACATGAACTACTTTTTGAAAAAGTGCAATAAAAGAACCATGTTTTTGATTGATGAATTTGGTACAGGTTCCGATCCTGAATTGGGTGGTGCTTTGGCTGAAATCTTCCTGGAAGAGTTTTATCATAGAGAAGCTTTTGGATTGATAACAACGCATTATTCGAATCTGAAAATTTTGGCAAATGAACTGCCTTGTGCTACAAATGCAAATATGTTATTTGATGAAAAATCATTGGAGCCAATGTATAAATTGGTTTTAGGACAGGCAGGAAGTTCTTTTACTTTTGAAGTGGCTCAGAAAAATGGAATTCCTTTCGGTTTAATTAATCGGGCTAAAAAGAAAATTGAGATTGGAAAAGTCCGTTTTGATAAAACAATCGCCAATTTGCAGAAAGAACGCTCCAAACTGGAAAAAACTTCCATTAATCTTAAGGAAGAAGAAACCAAAGCTCGTGAAGAAAGCAAAAAGATGGAAGATATCAATGTGAGAATCAAACAAAAATTAGAAAGCTATCAGGAATTGTATGATAGTAACCAAAAGACAATTTATATTGGTCAAAAAATAGAAGATATCGCCGAAAAATATTTTAATAATAAAAACAAAAAAGATCTTATTGGAGAATTTTTGAAAATTGTTGAGATAGAAAATTCCAAACGTAAAAAAGCTACTCCAAAAGAAGTTAAGGCAATACAACAAAAGAAAAAAGAAGTTATTCAAGAGGTTGCTGTTGTCGTTGAAGAAATTCGCAAGGAAAAGAAAGAAAAGAAATTAAAACCGGTAATTGAAAAACCAAAACCTATTCTGAAAGTTGGTGACCGAGTGCGAATGCTGGATGGTAAATCAGTGGGAAGCATTGATAAGATTGAAAAAAATAAAGCAGTGGTGAATTATGGACTCTTTACTTCTAAAGTGAGTTTGGACGAATTGGAATTGGTTGAAGCGGTTAAGAAGTAGTTTTTGTTTATTAGTTATCACACGAGATTAGGTCATTGCGAGGCACGAAGCAATCCCGTTCAGTGTATTCCTATGGATGGGTTGTTTGGGTAGTTTTAGTTTGATTGTATGATTGATTCATGCATCGCAATGACCAATTGAGACTGAATTTATTATTGTAAATTGATACTTAAAATAAATGAAGCCAGGATTTGTTTATATTATTACCAATAAAAGTCAAACCGTTGTTTATACTGGTGTAACTTCAAATTTGCCACAAAGAATTTTAGACCATAAGGAGAAAAAATATCCTCAATCATTTTCTGCTCGTTATAATGTAAATATTCTGGTTTATTATGAGCAATTTCAATGGATTGAAGATGCAATAACGAGAGAAAAACAAATAAAGGCAGTGTCAAGAGAATTCAAAAATAATCTTATTCGTTCAATAAATCCAACTTGGAAAGATTTGTTTGAAGAAATTAAAGATATTATGACAGTATAAAATGATAAAGATGGAAGAACAGCGTGAGATTGCTTCGTTCCTCGCAAAGACTGTTGCGAATAAAAAAATAATTCTCTTTGACGGTGTTTGTAGTCTCTGTAATTCTGCGGTGCAGTTTGTAATTAAACACGACAAGAAAGACGTTTTTCGTTTTGTAGCACTTCAATCGGAGTTGGGAAAAGAAATACTTTCCCATATAGGGATTGATGTTAAAAACATTGATAGCATTGTTTTGTATGAACCTGGAGTGGCTTATTATTACAAGTCGGATGCTGCTTTGCAAATTGCGAAAAGCTTGAACGGTTTATTTGCCCTGAGAATTCTTTTTAAAATTATCCCAACCGGAATCAGAAATCAATTATACGATTACATTGCCAGGAATCGCTATAAATGGTACGGCAAAAAAGAAAGCTGTATGATTCCAACTCCGGACTTAAAAATAAAATTTTTGGAATAATTCTTATTACATGATAAATGTCATGTCTTACAACGCATAGATGGTGTACTTTTGACACATCTTAATATTTATGTTTTTATAAGAGGTTTATCGCTCTGTTCATGGTGATTTAATACGTTTAAAAGGTAGTTGTTTTCGTATTAGTAATTATTGGTTTAAAAGGCGCTATGATAATGATGATGGATTCTTGTAAAATGAAATGATTAGTTTTTTTTGTCTAAAAAAAGAGGATGTCTTTCTGTGGTCATCCTCTTTTGTTTTTATGAAATAGTGGTTTTTTGTCAAAAAAAAAAGAGGATGTCTTTTTATGATCATCCCCTTTTCTGAATTTTAAAAAGAAATATTAGTTTCTGATTAGTTTTCTGTATTTAATTCGTTTTGGAGTTAAATCACCACCTAAACGTTTCTTTTTGTTTTCTTCGTATTCAGTGAAACCTCCTTCAAAATAATATACTTCAGAATCACCTTCGAAAGCTAGAATGTGCGTACAAATTCTGTCTAAGAACCATCTATCGTGCGAAATAACAACGGCACAACCTGCGAAATTTTCTAACCCTTCTTCTAATGCTCGAAGCGTGTTTACGTCCAAATCATTGGTTGGCTCATCCAGCAACAATACGTTTCCTTCTTCTTTCAAAGTCATCGCTAAGTGCAAACGGTTACGCTCTCCACCAGAAAGCATCGAAACTTTCTTGTTTTGTTCGCCACCACCAAAGTTAAAGCGAGATAAATAAGCTCTTGAGTTTACTTGTTTACCTCCCATCATAATTAATTCTTGACCATCGGCAAAATTTTCCCAGATAGATTTGTTTGGGTCGATATTAGAGTGTGATTGGTCGACATAAGCAATTTTTACTGTCTCACCAATTAAAAACTCTCCGGCATCTGGTTTTTCTTCACCCATTATCATTTTGAAAATGGTTGATTTACCAGCACCATTTGGTCCGATAATTCCAACAATTCCCGCTTGTGGCAAAGTAAAATTTAAGTTGTCGTACAATAATTTGTCTCCAAAAGCTTTGGCTACATTTTTGGCTTCGATAACATTAGTTCCTAAACGTGGTCCATTTGGAATATAGATTTCCAAGTTTTCATCCAATTGTTTTTGATCTTCATTCAAAAGTTTATCATAATTCTGTAAACGTGCTTTTTGTTTGGTTTGACGTCCTTTCGCTCCTTGACGAACCCAATCCAACTCACGTTCTAAGTTTTTACGACGTTTAGAAGCTACTTTTTCTTCCAATGCCATTCTGCTTGATTTTTGGTCCAACCAAGAAGAATAATTTCCTTTCCACGGAATACCTTCTCCTCTATCCAATTCCAAAATCCATCCTGCAACATTATCCAAGAAATATCTATCGTGCGTTACTGCAATTACAGTTCCGGAATATTGTGCCAAGTGTTGTTCTAACCAAAGAACACTCTCTGCATCCAAGTGGTTGGTAGGCTCATCCAAAAGCAAGACATCAGGCTGCTGCAATAACAAACGACATAAAGCTACACGACGACGCTCTCCACCTGAAAGATTCTTAATTGGTGTATCTCCATCTGGCGTGCGCAAAGCATCCATTGCAATTTCTAATTTGGTATCGATTTCCCAAGCACCAAGAGCATCAATTTTGTCTTGTAAGGCAGCTTGACGATCCATCAACTTGTCCATTTTATCTGGATCTGAATAGTTTTCTTCAAGACCAAATAAATCATTAATCTGATTGTATTCTGCCAAAACAGCCATAGTTTCGGCCGCCCCTTCTTGAACAATTTCTAAAACAGTTTTAGAATCATCAAGAATTGGCTCCTGTTCTAAGTAACCAACTGTATAACCAGGCTGAAAAACAACATCTCCCTGATAGTTTTTATCAACTCCGGCAATAATTTTTAAAAGAGATGATTTTCCTGAACCATTTAAACCTAGAATACCAATTTTAGCTCCGTAAAAGAAACTTAAATAAATGTTTTTAAGAACAGGTTTGTCTGCTCCTTGGTAGGTTTTACTCAATTTTTGCATTGAGAAAATTACTTTTTTATCGTCTGACATGTTTATATGTTTTTAATTTATTATGATTAATTATTGGTTTTTGAAAGAAAACTATAATCGGCCTTTTAGCGAGCTAAATACCCAAGCAATGGCAAAAAATCCAATTCCAACAGCCGCAAATCCCCAGCCTGAAACTTCACTGTATCTAAAAATGCCTAATCCTATAAGTAACAATCCCATGAGTGTCATTATGAGGGTAGCCCATCCTAAAATAGTATTTTTATTCATTCCCATAATTGTAGTATTTGTTTTTTAGAAAGCTGCAAATATCGGTATTTTTTATAACTTTTTTGATTTAAAACACTTATTCCTGATACAAAATTATGGCACTTCTACCAGGGATTGTCACAGGTTGGTTTTTAATTTTTACAACGCTGTTTTGATTGATAAATTCGCCATTGCAAACAAGTGTCCAAGTCCCCTCAATGTTTTGTTTTGCTCCTTTTTCATCTCCGTTAAAATAAACTCTGATATTTTTCCATTTATCACCATTTGCATGGTTTTTCAGGGTGTAACCAACTAATAATGGGGATTCTAAAGAAAGAAATTCCAAATGCTCCTGAATCATCTTTTCGGAAGTCATTTTGAACGCAGGATGGTTGTTTCTAAGAGCTATGAGGTTTTTATAATACTGAACTAATTCTTTGTTTTCGTGTTTCCAGTTCCAGTCTATTTTGTTAATGCTGTCTGGTGATTTATAGGAGTTCTCAACTCCCATTTTGGTACGTTTCATTTCTACGCCCATGTGTAAAAAGGGAATGCTTTGAGAAGTCAAAATGATGGTATTGGCCAGTTTGTCCATTTGAACTAATTCCTTTTCGGTTGCTTTTGGATTGGCAATTTTTAATTTGTCATACAAAGTATTGTTATCATGACAGGAAACATAGCCGATAACTTTTGTTGGGCTATCGGAATATGGCGATTGCGCATAACTTCGCTTGGGATCATATTTAATTTGAGGATGATTTGTTGATGCTACAATTCCAAATTGGATTACCTCTTTGTAATTTGGATTACCGCTTACAAAACCTTTTTCGGTAACATTAGACCAATGTCCTTTTACACCATCCCTTATATCGTCTGAGAAAACGGCAATATTATCTAGTTTTTTTACACTACTTTTCAAAGCTCGTTTTTCTATAGGTAAAGGTGAATCTCCGGCTGTCCATCCTTCGCCATAAAGAAAAATAGTTGGGTCGATTTTTTTCAATGCTGCAGAAATAAGATTCATTGTTTCGACATCATGTACGGCCATTAAGTCAAATCGAAACCCGTCGATATGATATTCTTTGACCCAATATTTAAGCGATTCCAGCATGAATTGTCTCGCCATGATTCGTTCAGAAGCAAATTCATTCCCACAGGCCGTTCCATCCGAACGTTTTCCATCAGGCCAGCTTCTGTAGTAATAACCCGGAACCAATTGATCAAAAATATCGGTAGAACTGGTGTGGTTGTAAACAACATCCATTATCAATCGAATTTTTGCTTTATGCAAAGCTAAAACCATTTGTTTGTATTCATTTATTCGGACCAATCCATCAAAAGGATTAGTTGAGTAAGAACCTTCTAAAGAATTGTAATTCTGCGGATCATAACCCCAATTATATTGTTTTTTTTCTAATGAAGTTTCATCAATTGATTTGTAATCAAATACCGGAAGCAAATGCAAATGAGTAATCCCTAATTCTTGTAAATAGTCTAATCCTGTAGCTTCGCCAAAAGCATTTTTGGTATTCTTTTCGGTTAAACCAAGGAATTTTCCTTTGTTTTTTATCCCCGATGAAGGATCAATTGAAAAATCCCGCACGTGAGCTTCATACAATATGATGTCTGAAATCGATTTTAAAGAAGGCTGCTTGTCTGTTTTCCAGTCAGAAGGATTGGTTAATTTTGGGTCAAAGATCAGGCCTCGATTCCCGTTCACACCTACACCTTTTACATACGGATCAGGCATTTCTTTAGACCAATTTCCATTGATATATTTTACTTGTAACGTATAGTAGGTATTGTGATAATTGCCGTCTAAAACAATTTGCCAGACACCTGTTTTAGGATCATAATCTAAATTTTTTACAGCAAAAGTTTCTCCTCCATTGCCTTGTTTATAAAGATTTATTTTGACTTCGCTAACATTTGGACTCCATAATTTTATAATGGTTTTATTGGGCGAATAAACAACCCCCAAATCATCTTTCAAATAAACAGGATAAGCATCAAATGTAGCATACTGAATTGTGTTTATTTTTGAGTTTTGGGTCATGGCAAAATTTACTGTGAGTAATAAACCAATAATTAAATGGATTTTTTTAGTGTCGCCAAACATATTAAAAATGTTTAATTGAAAATTTTGTAAAGCATTTCTCTTAATAAATCCGCCTGTGATAAGCTGTTGGCACCAACACCTTTGCTTTTTACATCAGTATCTCGCAATGACGCCACTATTTGGCTTACTTTTTTCATTGGATAATTTTTGACTGCTACATCATAATCTTTTAAGAAAAAAGGATTAACTCCCAGTGCAGAAGCCACATTTTTAGGGTTTTTGTCCTTCAAACCGTGGTATTTCAATAGCTGAACAAAAAAGCTAAAAACCAAACCAACTGTCATAACAATTGGGTTGTCTTTTGGGTTTTGAGCAAAATTCTCAGCGATTTTGTATGCTTTCAATTGATCGCGTTCACCAATGGCTTTTCGCAATTCGAAGACATTATAATCTTTGCTAAATCCAATATTTTCTTCAATGTCTTTGGCAGATATAGTGCTTCCTGCCGGCAATATAATTTGCAGTTTTTCAAGTTCTTTATTGATAGTGCTCAAATCAGTTCCTAAAAACTCGACCAACATAGCAGAAGCTTTGGGTTCAATAGAGTATTTCTTCCCTGATAAAACGCGCTTAATCCAGTCTCCTACCTGATTTTCATACAATTTTTTACTTTCATAAACAATTCCGTTTTTAGCGAGAAGTTTGGTGACTTTTTTACGTTTGTCTAGTGTTTTGTATTTGTAACAAAATACCAAAACGGTCGAAGGCATTGGGTTTTCGACATAACTTTCTATTTTGTCGATTGTTCTTGATAATTCCTGCGCTTCTTTGATGATTACCACTTGGCGATCGGCCATCATAGGGTAGCGTTTGGCTGTAGAGACAACATCTTCTATACTAACATCCCTGCCATAAAGAACGGTTTGATTAAACCCTTTTTCTTCTTCGGCCAAAACATTTATTTCAATATATTCTGACAATTTGTCGATATAATAAGGTTCTTCCCCCATCAAAAAATAAATTGGTTTGATGTTGCCGCCCTTTATATCATTTACAATCTTTACAACTTCGTCCATTTTTTTTGTTTAAGATTTAAAAGTTTAAATAGTTTAAAAGTCTTTGAAGCAAAATTCCC belongs to Flavobacterium aquiphilum and includes:
- the pulA gene encoding type I pullulanase, which gives rise to MFGDTKKIHLIIGLLLTVNFAMTQNSKINTIQYATFDAYPVYLKDDLGVVYSPNKTIIKLWSPNVSEVKINLYKQGNGGETFAVKNLDYDPKTGVWQIVLDGNYHNTYYTLQVKYINGNWSKEMPDPYVKGVGVNGNRGLIFDPKLTNPSDWKTDKQPSLKSISDIILYEAHVRDFSIDPSSGIKNKGKFLGLTEKNTKNAFGEATGLDYLQELGITHLHLLPVFDYKSIDETSLEKKQYNWGYDPQNYNSLEGSYSTNPFDGLVRINEYKQMVLALHKAKIRLIMDVVYNHTSSTDIFDQLVPGYYYRSWPDGKRSDGTACGNEFASERIMARQFMLESLKYWVKEYHIDGFRFDLMAVHDVETMNLISAALKKIDPTIFLYGEGWTAGDSPLPIEKRALKSSVKKLDNIAVFSDDIRDGVKGHWSNVTEKGFVSGNPNYKEVIQFGIVASTNHPQIKYDPKRSYAQSPYSDSPTKVIGYVSCHDNNTLYDKLKIANPKATEKELVQMDKLANTIILTSQSIPFLHMGVEMKRTKMGVENSYKSPDSINKIDWNWKHENKELVQYYKNLIALRNNHPAFKMTSEKMIQEHLEFLSLESPLLVGYTLKNHANGDKWKNIRVYFNGDEKGAKQNIEGTWTLVCNGEFINQNSVVKIKNQPVTIPGRSAIILYQE
- the holA gene encoding DNA polymerase III subunit delta, translating into MDEVVKIVNDIKGGNIKPIYFLMGEEPYYIDKLSEYIEINVLAEEEKGFNQTVLYGRDVSIEDVVSTAKRYPMMADRQVVIIKEAQELSRTIDKIESYVENPMPSTVLVFCYKYKTLDKRKKVTKLLAKNGIVYESKKLYENQVGDWIKRVLSGKKYSIEPKASAMLVEFLGTDLSTINKELEKLQIILPAGSTISAKDIEENIGFSKDYNVFELRKAIGERDQLKAYKIAENFAQNPKDNPIVMTVGLVFSFFVQLLKYHGLKDKNPKNVASALGVNPFFLKDYDVAVKNYPMKKVSQIVASLRDTDVKSKGVGANSLSQADLLREMLYKIFN